The following coding sequences lie in one Candidatus Binatia bacterium genomic window:
- a CDS encoding ATP-binding protein, giving the protein MKIRSHLIVLVLGAVLPVLAFSAVMTAVFWREQRIAFEERFLDRVRAMSIALDRELDGNIRALQVLAESPYLQAGDLRRFYEHAVRVRATQPTWANTNLVDAATGRQVINLRRPFGAKLPEMGMAKATLMALAQSGRPFVTSLSKGPVTGEYATRIMVPVPSDGARQYILVGVIDQASWLKFLSSYPVAPDATMTLLDQDGIIIGRTLNNNIWVGKRPSPGLYDKTRKMAEGAYRNVGLEGQLFYGAHSRSKISGWTVATGVPAAGVEAALRESTIALAAAAGAMALLAVALAFIFGKRIAGPVSALARSAGALSNSEPAPVEKPTGIAEVEEVSRAFHDAAERLKIHDEELRYQTQLLGTITDNAPSMLVMLDTESRATFVNPAAERMTGYKPEELVGQIVHEKIHHSHPDGTPYPVEECSLRQAVLRRQSVRDHEDVYVRKDGSFFDALCSATPIFRAGVAVGTVVEVQDITQRKRYEEDLEKRVRERTAELERTVEQREKLQEQLLQAQKMESLGTLAGGIAHDFNNILNIILGYASTLARNSESPIPLADGLKVIREEVERGASVVQQLLMLARKSDILFEPLDLNGLLQGLANLLQETFPKTIAISLELDGKIPGVMADPNRLNQALLNLCVNARDAMPGGGRLRLGTGAVAGRDLRERFHAAEEKQYVSIMVADTGDGIDPAIRDRVYEPFFTTKGPGEGTGLGLAAVYGIVASHHGFIDLASEPGRGTTFHIYLPARPESHRRAGPPPATESPAPEPRQANGTILLVDDEERQLDLIRSFLKDNGYRVLVARDGGEAVDLHRRHKDEIAAVVLDLGLPGLNGWEAFLKMKQAQPEVRTIVTSGYIKAELRSEMIRQGVAAIVHKPYMPDDLMAKIDAAISESAVHPA; this is encoded by the coding sequence ATGAAGATCCGCTCCCACCTGATCGTTCTGGTGCTCGGCGCCGTGCTGCCGGTGCTGGCGTTTTCCGCCGTCATGACGGCGGTGTTCTGGCGCGAGCAGCGCATCGCCTTCGAAGAGCGCTTTCTCGACCGCGTGCGGGCGATGTCGATCGCGCTCGATCGCGAGCTCGACGGGAATATCCGCGCGCTGCAAGTGCTGGCGGAATCCCCATATCTCCAAGCCGGCGACCTCCGCCGCTTTTACGAGCACGCCGTTCGGGTCCGCGCGACCCAACCGACGTGGGCCAACACCAATCTGGTTGATGCCGCCACCGGCAGACAAGTCATCAACCTCAGGCGGCCTTTCGGCGCGAAGCTTCCCGAGATGGGGATGGCCAAGGCTACCCTCATGGCGTTGGCGCAATCGGGGCGCCCGTTCGTGACCTCGCTTTCAAAGGGTCCGGTGACCGGGGAATACGCGACGCGCATTATGGTGCCCGTCCCATCCGACGGCGCGCGTCAATACATATTGGTCGGCGTGATCGATCAGGCTAGCTGGCTAAAATTTCTCTCGAGCTACCCGGTCGCGCCGGACGCGACGATGACCTTGCTCGACCAGGACGGCATCATAATCGGGCGCACGCTCAACAATAATATCTGGGTCGGCAAGCGGCCGTCGCCGGGTCTCTACGACAAGACGCGCAAGATGGCTGAAGGCGCGTATCGCAACGTCGGCCTCGAGGGGCAGTTGTTTTACGGCGCGCACAGCCGCTCGAAGATTTCCGGGTGGACGGTCGCGACCGGCGTCCCGGCGGCCGGGGTCGAGGCGGCGCTGCGCGAATCGACGATCGCCCTCGCCGCCGCGGCGGGGGCGATGGCGCTTCTCGCCGTCGCCTTGGCGTTCATCTTCGGCAAGCGCATCGCTGGGCCGGTGTCCGCGCTGGCGCGCTCGGCCGGCGCGCTCTCGAACTCGGAGCCGGCTCCCGTCGAGAAACCGACCGGCATCGCCGAAGTCGAGGAAGTTTCCCGGGCGTTTCATGACGCGGCCGAACGGCTCAAAATTCACGACGAAGAGCTGCGCTACCAGACGCAGCTTCTGGGCACGATCACCGATAACGCGCCCTCGATGCTGGTCATGCTGGATACCGAAAGCCGGGCCACCTTCGTGAACCCGGCAGCGGAGCGCATGACCGGCTACAAGCCGGAGGAGCTTGTCGGACAGATCGTGCATGAAAAAATTCATCACTCGCACCCCGACGGCACGCCCTACCCGGTCGAGGAGTGCTCTCTCCGGCAGGCGGTATTGCGGCGGCAATCAGTCCGCGATCATGAAGACGTGTACGTCCGCAAGGACGGCAGCTTCTTCGACGCGCTTTGCTCCGCCACCCCGATCTTCCGAGCCGGCGTTGCGGTCGGCACTGTGGTGGAAGTGCAGGACATCACCCAGCGCAAGCGCTACGAAGAAGACCTCGAGAAGCGGGTGCGGGAACGCACCGCCGAGCTCGAGCGCACGGTCGAACAGCGGGAAAAATTGCAAGAGCAGCTCTTGCAGGCGCAGAAGATGGAGAGCCTGGGGACGCTGGCCGGCGGCATCGCGCACGATTTCAACAACATCCTGAATATCATCCTGGGTTACGCTTCGACGTTGGCGCGGAACTCCGAGAGTCCGATCCCCCTGGCCGACGGGTTGAAGGTCATCCGCGAAGAAGTCGAGCGCGGCGCGTCTGTGGTCCAGCAGCTTCTCATGCTCGCCCGCAAGAGCGACATCCTGTTCGAGCCCCTGGACTTGAACGGGCTTCTCCAGGGACTCGCCAACCTCTTGCAGGAGACCTTCCCCAAGACCATCGCCATCTCCCTGGAGCTGGACGGCAAAATTCCCGGCGTCATGGCCGACCCTAACCGGCTGAATCAAGCCCTGCTGAATCTCTGCGTCAACGCCCGGGATGCCATGCCCGGGGGCGGCCGGCTGCGGCTCGGCACCGGCGCCGTGGCAGGACGCGACCTGCGCGAGCGTTTCCATGCGGCGGAGGAAAAACAATACGTCTCGATCATGGTCGCGGACACGGGCGACGGAATCGACCCGGCGATCCGCGACCGCGTTTACGAGCCGTTTTTCACGACCAAAGGACCGGGAGAAGGGACGGGCCTGGGGCTTGCGGCGGTCTATGGAATCGTCGCCAGCCACCACGGCTTTATCGATCTCGCGAGCGAGCCCGGCCGCGGGACGACTTTTCACATTTACTTGCCTGCGCGACCGGAGAGCCACAGGCGGGCGGGGCCACCCCCGGCGACGGAAAGTCCGGCGCCGGAACCCCGGCAAGCAAACGGCACCATTCTTCTTGTGGACGACGAAGAGCGGCAACTGGATTTGATCCGGAGCTTCCTCAAGGACAACGGATACCGGGTCCTGGTGGCGCGAGACGGCGGCGAGGCGGTGGACCTGCACCGGCGGCACAAAGATGAGATCGCCGCGGTGGTCCTCGACCTCGGCTTGCCGGGACTCAACGGATGGGAAGCTTTTCTAAAGATGAAGCAGGCGCAACCGGAAGTCCGGACCATCGTCACCAGCGGCTACATCAAAGCCGAACTCAGGTCGGAAATGATCCGGCAGGGCGTCGCCGCCATCGTTCACAAACCCTACATGCCCGACGATCTGATGGCTAAGATCGACGCGGCGATCAGCGAATCGGCCGTACACCCCGCGTAA
- a CDS encoding response regulator produces MEPTANILLVDDDYKSLTAMEALLSGPGRKIVTASSGTDALRRLLQQDFALILLDVRMPDMDGFETAAMIRRNERFRYTPIIFLSAVDTLDEDVIKGVASGAVDYLFKPVMPEVLKTKVSVFVDLFRMNERLKQQAVKEAQALLAAVVESSQDAIISKNLDGVILSWNAGAERLFGYEAEEAIGKPITIMIPPQRQEEDTRILERIKRGERIEPFETLRRAKDGRLIDISLTISPILDGAGRIIGASSVARDITERKRMEAELIELNAELEKRVAERTMELVRSVEQREKLQQQLSHAQKMESIGTLAGGIAHDFNNILTIILGYSSALKDNPGDPDKLGAGLEVIRETGMRGAVLVQQLLTLARSGNLSFQQTDINELLRQFSKILAETFPKTIVVSVETAPDLPPAMADPNRLHQALLNLCVNARDAMNGSGKLVLRDEVVPGHDLRKRFPDAKDESYACVTVSDTGAGIHETVRDRIFDPFFTTKGPGEGTGLGLTAVYGIVREHDGFVEVESEPGRGATFRLYLPLRPVNGKGVVEPYAEGHEAEAIHGHGTVLLVDDEERQLELIQGFLEKKGYRVLLARDGLEAVETHRRHKHEIAAVILDLGLPKLSGWEAFLKMKQEEPQVKTIFTSGYIKPEMRLEMIREGVVAIVHKPYLPDDLLAKVGAAVRQPAGLRAAERLNA; encoded by the coding sequence ATGGAGCCCACCGCCAACATTCTGCTCGTTGACGACGATTATAAGTCGCTCACCGCCATGGAAGCGCTGCTCTCCGGGCCGGGGCGCAAAATCGTCACGGCCAGCTCCGGCACGGACGCGCTCCGGCGCCTCTTGCAGCAGGACTTTGCGCTGATCCTGCTCGACGTGCGAATGCCGGACATGGACGGCTTCGAGACCGCCGCGATGATCCGGCGGAACGAGCGTTTTCGCTATACCCCGATTATTTTCCTCTCCGCGGTCGATACCCTCGACGAGGACGTGATCAAGGGCGTCGCGAGCGGCGCCGTCGATTACCTCTTCAAGCCGGTGATGCCGGAAGTCCTCAAGACCAAGGTCTCGGTCTTCGTCGATCTGTTCCGGATGAACGAGCGCTTGAAGCAGCAGGCCGTCAAGGAAGCGCAGGCGCTGCTCGCCGCCGTCGTCGAATCCTCCCAGGACGCAATCATCAGTAAAAATCTCGATGGCGTCATTCTTTCCTGGAACGCGGGCGCCGAGCGGCTCTTCGGATACGAAGCGGAGGAGGCGATCGGAAAACCGATCACGATCATGATTCCGCCCCAAAGACAGGAGGAGGACACGCGGATTCTGGAGCGGATCAAACGGGGAGAGCGAATCGAGCCATTTGAAACGCTCCGCCGTGCCAAGGACGGCCGTTTGATCGACATCTCGCTCACGATCTCGCCTATTCTGGACGGCGCCGGCCGCATCATCGGCGCCTCGAGCGTCGCGCGCGACATCACCGAGCGCAAGCGGATGGAAGCGGAGCTCATCGAGCTCAACGCCGAGCTGGAAAAACGGGTGGCGGAGCGCACGATGGAGCTGGTCCGTTCGGTCGAGCAGCGGGAAAAGTTGCAGCAGCAGCTTTCGCACGCCCAGAAGATGGAAAGCATCGGCACGCTCGCGGGAGGCATCGCGCACGACTTCAACAACATTCTCACGATCATTCTCGGTTACTCTTCGGCGCTGAAAGACAACCCGGGCGATCCGGACAAGCTCGGCGCCGGGCTCGAAGTGATTCGCGAGACCGGAATGCGCGGGGCGGTGCTGGTGCAGCAGCTTCTCACGCTCGCCCGCAGCGGCAATCTGAGCTTCCAGCAGACCGACATCAACGAGCTTTTGCGCCAGTTTTCCAAGATCCTTGCCGAAACCTTCCCCAAGACGATCGTCGTTTCGGTGGAGACCGCTCCCGATCTGCCTCCCGCTATGGCCGATCCCAACCGGCTGCATCAAGCGCTCTTGAATCTCTGCGTCAACGCGCGCGACGCCATGAACGGCTCGGGAAAACTCGTGCTCAGGGACGAGGTCGTGCCCGGACACGACCTCAGGAAGCGCTTTCCCGACGCCAAGGACGAGAGCTACGCCTGCGTCACGGTCTCCGACACGGGCGCGGGCATCCACGAGACCGTCCGCGACCGGATCTTCGACCCCTTCTTCACGACCAAGGGACCCGGCGAAGGAACCGGCCTCGGGCTTACGGCGGTCTATGGCATCGTGCGGGAGCACGACGGCTTCGTCGAAGTGGAGAGCGAACCGGGGCGGGGAGCGACGTTCCGCCTCTACTTGCCGCTCAGGCCCGTGAACGGCAAGGGCGTCGTCGAGCCGTACGCGGAAGGCCACGAGGCCGAAGCGATTCATGGGCACGGCACCGTTCTCCTCGTGGACGACGAGGAGCGTCAATTGGAATTGATCCAGGGCTTCCTGGAGAAAAAAGGCTATCGGGTCTTGCTGGCGCGAGACGGCCTCGAGGCGGTGGAAACTCATCGGCGGCACAAGCATGAGATCGCCGCGGTCATCCTCGACCTGGGACTCCCGAAGCTCAGCGGATGGGAAGCTTTTTTGAAAATGAAGCAGGAAGAGCCGCAAGTAAAAACCATCTTCACCAGCGGTTACATCAAGCCGGAAATGAGGCTGGAGATGATCCGCGAGGGCGTCGTGGCCATCGTTCACAAGCCCTATCTGCCGGACGATCTGCTCGCGAAAGTCGGCGCGGCCGTTCGCCAACCGGCGGGGCTCCGGGCGGCCGAGCGTTTAAACGCTTGA